From a region of the Paenibacillus sp. R14(2021) genome:
- a CDS encoding GerAB/ArcD/ProY family transporter — translation METISLLMILPYAGNKAKKGFIIGIAAAGLMFAISIFFTIGILGVYRSAHLTYPIYVIFREMQLSKFIQHVEAVLSINMLLLVFLKLSILFYCAVLGICQLFQIKNRTCIAYPTIWLISAYSLLFKNITENVEWVQNYLFPYYTLYGVILPAVLVGVNWIRAARERQTGEIMRG, via the coding sequence ATGGAAACCATTTCGCTGCTCATGATACTACCTTATGCCGGGAACAAAGCTAAAAAGGGCTTCATCATCGGTATTGCCGCTGCTGGACTAATGTTCGCGATTTCGATTTTTTTCACCATAGGCATTCTAGGTGTATACCGAAGCGCTCACCTGACATACCCGATTTACGTGATTTTTCGGGAAATGCAGCTCTCGAAATTCATTCAACACGTAGAGGCTGTCCTGTCAATCAATATGCTGCTCCTCGTATTTTTGAAGCTAAGTATTCTCTTTTACTGTGCCGTACTTGGTATTTGTCAGCTGTTTCAAATAAAAAATCGGACCTGCATCGCATATCCGACGATCTGGTTGATCTCTGCCTATTCGCTCTTATTTAAGAACATCACTGAAAATGTGGAATGGGTTCAGAACTATCTATTTCCATATTACACGCTGTATGGTGTTATTCTGCCGGCAGTATTGGTTGGCGTAAATTGGATACGTGCAGCTAGAGAACGACAAACGGGGGAGATTATGCGTGGGTAA
- a CDS encoding spore germination protein, with the protein MSVASLEMNVVQEITQRLGHSSDMICQRLKMYNHFEVYCLYLESLITANRVNELLIKPIVETNHAAVTEPKDPLDWLKQNIPYIRKSDLTELNECIDSLLEGHCLLILPGSGIALAYDVYNAQSRTISEPNSESVIRGSREGFIEDINSNVALIRKRLKSDQLVFESWTLGTVTKTKIYLVYMKQIASASVVDEFRRRLHAIRADSILESAYIEEWIQDRTYTPFPQLLSTERPDVTAAKLLEGSIAIMTDGTPVVILGPITLFQLFISPEDYYQRADIATLLRWLRMFAFLLAIFVPALYISGFHLHSFSKNGTGSASICLRKLISGMPCWRPSIR; encoded by the coding sequence ATGTCTGTAGCCAGTCTCGAAATGAATGTGGTGCAGGAGATAACGCAGCGGCTTGGCCATTCGTCGGATATGATTTGCCAAAGACTCAAGATGTACAACCATTTCGAAGTCTACTGCCTCTATCTTGAATCCCTGATTACCGCCAATCGGGTAAACGAACTCCTAATTAAGCCGATTGTTGAGACCAATCATGCGGCCGTTACCGAACCGAAGGACCCGCTGGACTGGCTGAAGCAGAACATTCCTTATATTCGTAAAAGCGATTTGACTGAGCTTAACGAATGCATTGACTCGCTATTGGAAGGTCACTGCCTGTTAATTCTGCCGGGTAGCGGGATCGCTTTGGCCTACGACGTATATAACGCGCAATCGCGAACGATTTCAGAACCCAATTCCGAATCGGTCATCCGGGGCTCGCGAGAGGGTTTTATTGAAGATATCAACAGCAATGTCGCTTTGATCCGAAAAAGATTGAAAAGCGATCAACTCGTGTTTGAAAGCTGGACGCTCGGTACGGTTACAAAAACGAAGATCTATCTGGTATATATGAAGCAGATCGCCTCTGCGTCAGTCGTCGACGAATTCAGGCGGCGGCTTCATGCGATTCGTGCTGACAGCATTTTGGAGAGCGCGTACATTGAAGAATGGATCCAGGATCGAACCTATACTCCGTTCCCTCAGCTGCTTAGCACGGAGCGTCCAGACGTTACGGCAGCGAAGCTGCTAGAAGGCAGTATAGCCATAATGACGGACGGAACGCCGGTTGTCATCTTGGGCCCGATTACCTTGTTTCAGCTGTTTATTTCGCCAGAGGATTACTATCAACGGGCGGATATTGCAACGCTCCTCCGCTGGCTCCGCATGTTCGCCTTCTTATTGGCGATTTTCGTACCTGCACTTTATATCTCTGGGTTCCATTTACACTCTTTCTCAAAGAATGGGACTGGCTCCGCTTCCATATGTCTTCGAAAATTGATTTCTGGCATGCCCTGCTGGAGACCAAGTATTCGCTAG
- a CDS encoding bifunctional 2-keto-4-hydroxyglutarate aldolase/2-keto-3-deoxy-6-phosphogluconate aldolase, whose protein sequence is MKKYKLLQLIQQSGVVAVIRGASPEEAVRLSRKAIEGGIRVIEITLTVPGALRAIETLAAEYQWENPQGDNYALIGAGTVLDPETARAAILAGAEFIVSPSLQPATVTLCNRYRIPVMPGVMTIQEMTTALELGVDVMKLFPGNLYAPSMIPTVKGPLPQANLMPTGGVNLDNLKDWVKAGAFAVGIGSDLTKDAVSQGNDDLVTEKARQYVRAFESARSGG, encoded by the coding sequence ATGAAAAAATACAAATTGCTTCAGCTTATCCAGCAATCCGGCGTCGTTGCCGTTATCCGCGGCGCTTCCCCCGAGGAAGCAGTCCGCTTGTCCCGCAAAGCAATCGAAGGCGGCATCCGTGTCATTGAAATTACGCTGACGGTGCCAGGCGCGCTGCGTGCAATCGAGACGCTTGCGGCTGAATACCAATGGGAAAATCCGCAGGGAGACAACTATGCGCTCATTGGCGCGGGCACGGTGCTTGATCCCGAAACGGCGCGTGCCGCCATTCTGGCGGGCGCCGAGTTTATCGTGTCCCCGTCGCTGCAGCCGGCTACCGTGACGCTGTGCAACCGTTACCGGATTCCTGTTATGCCTGGGGTGATGACCATTCAGGAAATGACGACTGCACTGGAGCTCGGCGTTGATGTCATGAAGCTCTTCCCGGGTAATCTGTACGCGCCTTCGATGATCCCCACGGTCAAAGGTCCGCTGCCGCAGGCCAATCTAATGCCGACGGGAGGCGTTAACCTCGACAATCTGAAGGATTGGGTGAAAGCCGGCGCTTTCGCGGTCGGCATCGGATCGGACCTGACGAAGGATGCGGTCAGCCAAGGAAACGATGACCTCGTAACCGAGAAAGCGCGGCAGTACGTCCGTGCGTTCGAGAGTGCCAGATCGGGCGGTTAA